A stretch of the Malus domestica chromosome 08, GDT2T_hap1 genome encodes the following:
- the LOC103439224 gene encoding thioredoxin-like 4, chloroplastic: protein MMHRQSILYGKAKASFNFVTKPNTKLGSTSPSQVKSRLLRAGNPSTIIKTTALGVSGFHGAFGHVEARVATGNLGELSEEDDDDVCPVECVREFRTDAEFSKILETARESGALVVVDFYRTSCGSCKYIEQGFSKLCKGAGDGEAAVIFLKHNVIDEYDEQSEVADRLRIKTVPLFHFYKDGVLLEAFPTRDKERITAAISKYTTPASQEV, encoded by the exons ATGATGCACAGGCAGAGCATTCTTTACGGCAAGGCCAAAGCCTCATTCAACTTTGTCACGAAACCAAACACAAAACTCGGTTCAACGAGTCCCTCCCAAGTTAAATCACGTCTTCTGAGAGCCGGAAATCCATCAACCATCATCAAAACTACGGCGCTGGGAGTTTCGGGATTCCACGGCGCATTCGGGCACGTAGAGGCCCGAGTGGCGACGGGAAACCTAGGAGAATTGTCCGAAGAGGACGACGACGATGTGTGTCCCGTTGAATGTGTTAGAGAGTTTAGGACTGACGCGGAGTTCAGCAAAATTCTTGAAACGGCTAGAGAAAGTGGTGCTTTGGTTGTAGTGGATTTTTATCGGACTTCGTGTGGGAGCTGCAAGTACATAGAGCAAGGGTTTTCAAAGTTGTGCAAGGGAGCTGGCGATGGAGAAGCTGCTGTTATCTTCTTAAAGCATAAT GTAATTGATGAGTACGATGAACAATCCGAGGTTGCTGATCGACTTAGAATTAAG ACGGTGCCCCTCTTCCACTTCTATAAAGACGGAGTCCTCTTGGAAGCATTCCCTACCAGAGACAAAGAGAGGATCACTGCAGCCATTAGTAAATACACAACTCCAGCTTCTCAAGAAGTTTGA
- the LOC103410166 gene encoding alpha-amylase-like, producing MNFLLSFCFCLCTSLLPSFATPAVLFQGFNWDSSKKGGWYNKLKTSIPELADSGISHVWLPPPSHANGTEGYYPGRLYDLDASSYGNKDELKSLIIAMHEKGIKAIADIVINHRAAVKQDENGIWSIFEGGTADGRLDFNASLICRDDNDHPFGTGNPDTGDNYPYTADVDHTNPRLQSELSDWMNWLKTEIGFDGWRFDYAIGYGSSFTKLYMDRTSPEFAVAEYWRWNIAKGQDGKLEQNQDAHRNEIASWIQAAGGVVTAFDMTTKYIMDVAVVGELWRLKDSNGKPPGLIGIKPENAVTFIDNHDTWSQKLLPFPSDQVLLGYAYILTHPGTPSIFYDHFFEWGWPKEPIRNLTAIRARNGINSKSSVSILAAEANLYMANIDNKIIMKIGTKLDLGDLDPTKSNFHVATSGQDFAVWERN from the exons ATGAACTTCCTCCTTTCCTTCTGTTTTTGCCTCTGCACTTCTCTCTTGCCCTCCTTTGCAACCCCCGCCGTGTTATTCCAG GGGTTCAATTGGGATTCAAGTAAGAAAGGAGGATGGTACAACAAACTCAAGACCTCCATTCCTGAACTTGCTGACTCTGGCATCTCCCATGTttggcttcctcctccttctcacGCCAATGGAACTGAGG GATACTACCCCGGAAGGCTGTACGATCTTGATGCTTCGAGCTATGGAAATAAGGATGAATTGAAGTCCCTAATTATTGCCATGCATGAGAAGGGAATCAAAGCCATAGCAGACATTGTGATAAACCACAGAGCAGCTGTCAAACAAGATGAGAACGGAATATGGAGCATCTTCGAAGGCGGAACAGCGGACGGACGTCTTGACTTCAATGCCTCCTTGATTTGCAGGGATGACAATGACCATCCCTTCGGCACTGGCAACCCAGACACTGGAGACAACTATCCATACACAGCTGACGTGgaccacacaaaccctaggcTTCAAAGTGAGTTGTCTGATTGGATGAACTGGTTGAAAACCGAAATAGGGTTCGATGGATGGAGGTTTGATTATGCCATTGGATACGGCTCTAGCTTCACCAAGCTCTACATGGATAGAACTTCACCAGAATTCGCAGTTGCCGAGTACTGGCGTTGGAACATTGCGAAAGGGCAGGACGGTAAACTCGAACAGAACCAAGATGCACATAGGAATGAAATAGCTAGTTGGATTCAGGCTGCTGGGGGTGTTGTCACGGCGTTTGATATGACAACCAAGTATATTATGGATGTTGCTGTGGTGGGTGAGCTATGGAGGTTGAAGGATTCAAATGGCAAACCACCAGGGTTGATTGGGATCAAGCCAGAAAATGCTGTGACGTTTATCGACAATCATGACACTTGGTCTCAAAAACTCTTGCCTTTCCCATCTGATCAAGTCCTGCTTGGATACGCTTACATTCTCACCCATCCTGGGACCCCAAGCATA TTCTATGATCATTTCTTTGAGTGGGGGTGGCCAAAGGAGCCTATACGCAACTTGACTGCAATTAGGGCAAGGAATGGGATCAATTCCAAGAGCAGTGTGAGTATCTTAGCTGCCGAGGCTAACCTGTATATGGCCAACATTGACAACAAGATTATCATGAAGATTGGAACAAAGTTGGACCTTGGAGACCTTGATCCCACAAAGTCGAACTTCCACGTTGCCACCAGTGGACAAGACTTTGCTGTGTGGGAGAGAAACTGA
- the LOC103420670 gene encoding sterol carrier protein 2-like, which translates to MASGAELKSESLLELMKEHLKTDAGKEITKKIGLVYQINIAPKKIGFDEVIFTVDLKKGEVKKGAYEGGKPDATFSFKDEDFVKVALGKMNPQIAFMRGAMKIKGSLSAATKFTPDIFPKPAKL; encoded by the exons ATGGCGAGCGGTGCAGAGCTGAAGTCGGAAAGCTTGCTGGAGCTGATGAAAGAGCACCTGAAAACCGACGCCGGCAAAGAAATCACCAAGAAAATTGGACTCGTCTATCAGATAAACATCGCACCCAAG AAAATTGGATTCGATGAGGTGATTTTTACCGTTGATCTCAAGAAGGGCGAGGTCAAGAAAG GGGCATATGAAGGAGGGAAGCCAGATGCGACTTTCTCGTTCAAGGATGAAGATTTCGTGAAGGTGGCGCTGGGGAAGATGAACCCGCAAATCGCTTTCATGAGGGGGGCAATGAAGATCAAGGGCAGCCTGAGTGCCGCCACGAAATTCACACCCGACATTTTCCCCAAGCCTGCCAAGTTGTGA